A genomic window from Corynebacterium fournieri includes:
- a CDS encoding AMP-binding protein, with amino-acid sequence MRPTHRPMFLLKSFARFVPAVTRAGLISAEGGPRAALALAPNLARYWFTTAREVEQGAAAVPDRIALIDDAGVLTYRQLRDDSRRLASWLLTLKEQRGLAELRIGVMARNGRGIILPLAAKGYAGAHIFLLNIGSSPEQLAGIFAENDINVLFIDDEFADRLPATPGITIVRADEDGGTGLSIRQVVGRRDVDRQLPRWPKHGNLVLMSSGTTGIPKGIVRPEPRLPFVVAGYLEAIPWRAGDTVQLTASLFHTWGWSALQVALATRSTIVTQRIFDAEKCFRQIEKYRCDGLISSPIFFKQMLDLQESYDTSSLRYLASAGNAITPSLLRRTTERFGPILANIYGSTELALAAAASPEQMQADPTTVGKVPPGTVLKLYDDQGHEVPTGQTGRIFLHNETALRGYTNPETETVEIDGLIEMGDLGYFDADGFLHVQSRSDDMIIVGGENVHPQSVVEVLEDMPGVGEVYAHGVDDDDTFKRIAVWVVRSADIASDISAEAVRDWVRSHLADHSVPRDVHFVDSLPRNAVGKVVPRFLPGLGQKN; translated from the coding sequence ATGCGTCCCACCCACCGTCCGATGTTCTTACTCAAATCTTTCGCCCGCTTCGTGCCCGCCGTTACACGCGCAGGCCTCATCAGCGCCGAAGGAGGCCCCCGCGCAGCCCTCGCGCTCGCCCCCAACCTCGCGCGCTACTGGTTCACCACCGCCCGCGAAGTCGAACAAGGCGCCGCCGCGGTCCCCGACCGCATCGCACTTATCGACGACGCAGGCGTGCTCACCTACCGCCAACTCCGCGACGACTCCCGCCGCCTCGCCTCCTGGCTGCTCACCCTCAAAGAACAACGCGGCCTCGCTGAGCTGCGCATCGGCGTGATGGCCCGCAACGGCCGCGGCATCATCCTGCCGCTCGCCGCCAAAGGCTACGCCGGCGCCCACATCTTCCTGCTCAACATCGGCTCCTCCCCCGAACAGCTCGCCGGCATCTTCGCCGAAAACGACATCAACGTGCTGTTCATCGACGACGAATTCGCCGACCGCCTCCCCGCCACCCCAGGCATCACCATCGTCCGCGCGGACGAAGACGGCGGCACCGGGCTGAGCATCAGGCAGGTGGTGGGCCGAAGGGACGTCGATAGGCAACTGCCCCGCTGGCCCAAACACGGCAACCTCGTGCTCATGAGCTCCGGCACCACCGGCATCCCCAAAGGCATCGTGCGCCCCGAACCGCGCCTGCCGTTCGTGGTCGCCGGCTACCTCGAAGCCATCCCGTGGCGCGCCGGCGACACCGTCCAACTGACCGCCTCCCTGTTCCACACCTGGGGCTGGTCCGCGCTGCAAGTGGCGTTAGCGACGCGCTCCACCATCGTCACCCAACGCATCTTCGACGCCGAGAAGTGCTTCCGCCAGATTGAAAAGTACCGCTGCGACGGGCTGATCTCCTCGCCCATCTTCTTCAAACAGATGCTGGACCTTCAGGAAAGCTACGACACGTCCTCGCTGCGCTACCTCGCCTCCGCCGGCAACGCCATCACCCCGTCGCTGTTGCGCCGCACCACCGAACGCTTCGGGCCGATCCTGGCCAACATCTACGGCTCCACCGAACTCGCGCTTGCCGCCGCCGCCTCGCCCGAACAGATGCAGGCCGACCCCACCACCGTGGGCAAAGTCCCGCCCGGCACAGTGCTCAAGCTTTACGACGACCAAGGCCACGAAGTCCCCACCGGACAAACGGGACGCATCTTCCTGCACAACGAAACGGCACTGCGCGGCTACACCAACCCAGAGACCGAAACCGTGGAAATCGACGGGCTGATTGAGATGGGCGACCTCGGCTACTTCGACGCCGACGGGTTCTTGCACGTGCAGTCCCGCTCCGACGACATGATCATCGTCGGCGGCGAAAACGTCCACCCGCAGTCCGTGGTGGAAGTGCTCGAAGACATGCCCGGCGTGGGCGAGGTCTACGCGCACGGCGTCGACGACGACGACACCTTCAAACGCATCGCCGTGTGGGTGGTGCGCAGCGCCGACATCGCCTCCGACATCAGCGCAGAGGCGGTGCGCGACTGGGTGCGCTCGCACCTGGCCGACCACTCCGTGCCGCGCGACGTGCACTTCGTGGACTCGCTGCCGCGCAACGCCGTGGGCAAGGTCGTGCCGCGCTTCTTGCCGGGTTTAGGGCAAAAAAATTGA
- a CDS encoding GDSL-type esterase/lipase family protein has product MAVSLSRRIAATVAAAAALFAPLSPAADAQDRNMVIFGDSVISDPNVPEWAAGKLGLDPRGRSDNGTWCPTSPTNWGKRSAAKLGLAARDYSCTGVVTVSKGPGFFQQVDRAIADRGLSPATARVIISVGFNDTYNNTSRPDADIRRDFVNYMVPQINRIRAAAPNARIQFVGYPKVTAGDRVCLFHVAPNVADATRFADVQRWENLAQWMQVDAARATGTEFLDLKPSTWNNNMCAPDNQRMWAGLVDFYGGPGNLPIHVNQRGHEHVANVIARS; this is encoded by the coding sequence ATTGCCGTGTCTCTTTCCCGCCGCATCGCCGCCACTGTTGCTGCGGCCGCAGCGCTGTTCGCGCCCCTGTCGCCTGCCGCCGACGCCCAGGACCGCAACATGGTCATCTTCGGCGACTCCGTCATCTCCGACCCGAACGTGCCCGAATGGGCCGCCGGCAAGCTGGGCCTGGACCCGCGGGGCCGCTCCGACAACGGCACCTGGTGCCCGACCTCCCCGACGAACTGGGGCAAGCGCTCCGCCGCCAAGCTGGGCCTGGCCGCGCGCGACTACTCCTGCACCGGCGTGGTCACCGTCTCCAAGGGTCCCGGCTTCTTCCAGCAGGTCGACCGCGCCATCGCCGACCGCGGCCTGTCCCCGGCGACCGCGCGCGTGATCATCTCCGTTGGGTTCAACGACACGTACAACAACACCTCCCGCCCGGACGCGGACATCCGCCGAGACTTTGTCAACTACATGGTCCCGCAGATCAACCGCATCCGCGCCGCCGCCCCGAACGCGCGTATCCAGTTCGTCGGCTACCCCAAGGTCACCGCCGGCGACCGCGTGTGCCTGTTCCATGTCGCCCCGAACGTCGCCGACGCCACCCGCTTCGCGGACGTGCAGCGCTGGGAGAACCTCGCGCAGTGGATGCAGGTGGACGCCGCCCGCGCCACCGGCACGGAGTTTTTGGACCTGAAGCCGTCCACGTGGAACAACAACATGTGCGCGCCCGACAACCAGCGCATGTGGGCCGGGCTGGTGGACTTCTACGGCGGTCCGGGCAACCTGCCCATCCACGTGAACCAGCGCGGCCACGAGCACGTGGCGAATGTCATCGCGCGCTCGTAG
- a CDS encoding S-(hydroxymethyl)mycothiol dehydrogenase, protein MTQTVQGVIAREQGAPVEVANIVIPDPGLNDVVVKVQATGVCHTDLAYRNGDIADEFPFLLGHETAGVVDQVGEDVTHVAPGDFVVLNWRAVCGECRACRKGDTKNCFNTHNASQPMTLEDGTALTAALGIGSFAEKTLVHEKQCTKVDPDTDPAAAGLLGCGIMAGLGAAANTGAVQRGESVAVFGLGGVGLAAVAGAALAGATKVIAVDVDERKCDAATTFGATETICSKDMSEDEVIERVRELTGGFGTDVTIDAVGIQPTWRLAFYARDFAGRMVMVGVPNQTDHVDIPAIDLYARGGSIKPAWYGDCLPERDFPAYVELYKQGRFPLGEFVSERIGVGDIEEAFDKMKRGDVLRSVVEF, encoded by the coding sequence ATGACACAGACAGTCCAAGGAGTCATTGCCCGCGAGCAAGGCGCACCCGTCGAGGTCGCCAACATTGTCATCCCAGATCCCGGCCTGAACGACGTGGTGGTCAAGGTGCAGGCCACCGGCGTGTGCCACACGGATCTGGCCTACCGCAACGGCGACATCGCCGACGAGTTCCCGTTCCTACTCGGCCACGAAACGGCCGGCGTCGTCGACCAGGTCGGCGAGGACGTCACCCACGTCGCACCGGGCGACTTCGTGGTGCTGAACTGGCGCGCCGTGTGCGGCGAGTGCCGCGCCTGCCGCAAGGGCGACACGAAAAACTGCTTCAACACCCACAACGCCTCGCAGCCCATGACGCTCGAGGACGGCACCGCCCTGACCGCCGCCCTCGGCATCGGCTCGTTCGCGGAGAAGACCCTCGTGCACGAAAAGCAGTGCACGAAGGTCGACCCGGACACCGACCCCGCCGCCGCTGGCCTGCTCGGCTGCGGCATCATGGCCGGCCTTGGCGCGGCGGCGAACACCGGCGCGGTACAGCGCGGCGAGTCGGTCGCAGTCTTCGGCCTCGGCGGCGTCGGCCTGGCTGCCGTGGCGGGAGCTGCGTTGGCGGGGGCGACGAAGGTCATTGCCGTCGACGTGGACGAACGAAAGTGCGACGCCGCCACCACGTTCGGCGCGACGGAGACCATCTGCTCCAAGGACATGAGCGAAGACGAAGTCATCGAGCGCGTGCGCGAGCTCACCGGCGGCTTCGGCACGGACGTGACCATCGACGCGGTGGGCATCCAGCCCACCTGGCGCCTGGCGTTTTACGCCCGTGACTTCGCCGGACGCATGGTCATGGTCGGCGTGCCCAACCAGACGGACCATGTGGACATCCCCGCGATCGACCTGTACGCCCGCGGCGGCTCGATCAAGCCCGCCTGGTACGGCGACTGCCTGCCGGAGCGCGACTTCCCCGCCTACGTGGAGCTGTACAAGCAGGGCCGTTTCCCGCTCGGCGAGTTCGTCTCCGAGCGCATCGGCGTCGGCGACATCGAGGAAGCCTTTGACAAGATGAAGCGCGGCGACGTGCTGCGAAGCGTGGTGGAGTTCTAA
- a CDS encoding MBL fold metallo-hydrolase, whose protein sequence is MRIDNVVTSGLFKLDGGEWEVDNNVWIVGDDSEVYIIDAAHNAEAIAQAVGDRRVKGILATHGHSDHIDAAPELSRLVDAPVYLHPTDGFLWQRQNPGAHYRQLLDGATFDIAGTELRVMSTPGHSPGSVVIYAEEAGELFSGDTLFQGGPGATGRSFSSFDTIIHSLQKSVLDLPAETVVRTGHGDHTTVGAEAPHLEEWIRRGF, encoded by the coding sequence ATGCGCATCGACAACGTAGTCACTTCCGGGCTGTTCAAGCTTGACGGCGGCGAGTGGGAGGTGGACAACAACGTCTGGATCGTCGGCGACGATTCCGAGGTCTACATCATCGACGCCGCCCACAACGCCGAAGCGATCGCGCAGGCGGTGGGGGACAGACGCGTCAAAGGCATTTTGGCCACCCACGGCCACTCCGACCACATCGACGCCGCGCCCGAGCTGTCCCGCCTAGTCGACGCACCGGTGTACCTGCACCCGACCGACGGCTTTTTGTGGCAGCGCCAGAACCCGGGCGCGCACTACCGCCAGCTGCTCGACGGTGCCACGTTCGACATCGCCGGCACCGAGCTGCGCGTGATGTCCACCCCGGGCCACTCGCCGGGCTCTGTGGTGATCTACGCCGAGGAGGCCGGCGAGCTGTTTTCCGGCGACACCCTGTTCCAGGGCGGGCCGGGCGCGACGGGGAGGTCTTTCTCCTCGTTCGACACCATCATCCACTCGCTGCAAAAGTCCGTGCTGGACCTGCCGGCGGAGACGGTGGTGCGCACCGGTCACGGCGACCACACCACCGTCGGCGCGGAGGCACCGCATTTAGAGGAGTGGATCCGCCGCGGCTTCTAG
- a CDS encoding DUF2304 domain-containing protein, with amino-acid sequence MIQALLLLAVVALAWYFFANRRKANAKAWVKIGFALMILAAIWAIARPDDVTVLANWLGVARGTDLMLYVLVVAFFFTTISTWTRFREQELRYARLARAVALQNAQAPGQVLGDEPKERR; translated from the coding sequence ATGATCCAAGCGTTGTTGCTGCTCGCGGTTGTCGCGTTGGCCTGGTACTTCTTTGCCAACCGGCGTAAGGCGAACGCCAAAGCCTGGGTGAAAATCGGCTTCGCGCTGATGATCCTCGCGGCGATCTGGGCGATCGCGCGCCCCGACGACGTCACCGTGCTAGCCAACTGGCTCGGCGTCGCCCGCGGCACGGACCTGATGCTGTACGTGCTGGTGGTGGCGTTTTTCTTCACCACCATCTCCACCTGGACGCGCTTCCGCGAGCAGGAGCTGCGCTACGCCCGCCTGGCGCGCGCGGTAGCGCTGCAAAACGCGCAGGCGCCGGGGCAGGTGCTTGGCGACGAACCGAAGGAACGTCGCTAA
- a CDS encoding glycosyltransferase family 2 protein — protein sequence MSGFEDTWLIVPCYNEGTVIFDVLTHARETFPNIVAVNDGSRDNSAAQIRAAGAHLVDHPVNLGQGAAIQTGVEYARAQPGAEYFVTFDADGQHQVKDVKRMIERLRTEPLDIIVGTRFAGQDNSQVPWIKRAVLKTVVMLSPRTKRLGLTDAHNGLRAFNRTVAEEMNIRMNGMSHASEIVNMIDKCGWRVDEEPVDILYTEYSMSKGQSLINGVNILADGLVARRLP from the coding sequence ATGAGTGGTTTCGAGGACACCTGGCTGATCGTGCCCTGCTACAACGAGGGCACGGTCATCTTCGACGTGCTTACCCACGCGCGCGAGACGTTCCCCAACATCGTGGCGGTCAACGACGGCTCCCGCGACAACTCCGCGGCCCAAATCCGCGCCGCCGGCGCCCACCTGGTGGACCACCCGGTGAACCTGGGCCAGGGCGCCGCCATCCAAACCGGCGTGGAATACGCCCGCGCCCAGCCCGGCGCCGAGTACTTTGTCACCTTCGACGCCGACGGCCAGCACCAGGTCAAAGACGTCAAGCGCATGATCGAGCGGCTGCGCACCGAACCGCTGGACATCATCGTGGGCACCCGCTTCGCCGGCCAGGACAACTCCCAGGTGCCCTGGATCAAGCGCGCCGTGCTGAAAACCGTGGTGATGCTCTCCCCGCGCACGAAGCGCCTCGGGCTGACGGATGCGCACAACGGGCTGCGCGCCTTCAACCGCACAGTCGCCGAGGAGATGAACATCCGCATGAACGGCATGTCGCACGCCTCCGAGATCGTGAACATGATTGACAAGTGTGGCTGGCGCGTGGACGAGGAACCGGTGGACATCCTCTACACCGAGTACTCCATGTCCAAGGGGCAGAGCCTGATCAACGGCGTGAACATCCTCGCCGACGGACTCGTTGCAAGGAGGCTGCCATGA
- a CDS encoding glycosyltransferase — MATITALVTVYHGTDADDLARALDSLRAQTRPADELVIVADGPVSEAVRRVVDKQKARVLWLPENLGAGPASQAGLTTIDSDYTARLDSDDAAKPERFARQLEYLEAHPDVGALGTAVEEFAREPGDTGNVRALPENPHTYAKMNSPVNNPSVMLRTRAVKEVGGYHDVHFMEDYDLYARLIAGGWQVRNLQEALTDFQVTDAQFSRRTGRDMFAAEAQMQRNLVAYGLIGRPRAVFNLAARSAYRALPTGLLRRVYAALFHRGE, encoded by the coding sequence ATGGCCACGATTACTGCTCTGGTGACCGTCTACCACGGCACGGACGCCGACGACCTCGCCCGCGCGCTCGACTCGCTTCGCGCGCAGACCCGCCCGGCGGACGAGCTGGTCATTGTGGCGGACGGTCCGGTCTCGGAAGCGGTCCGAAGGGTCGTCGACAAGCAGAAAGCCCGCGTGCTGTGGCTGCCGGAAAACTTAGGCGCAGGCCCCGCATCGCAGGCAGGCTTAACGACGATCGATTCCGACTACACCGCCCGCCTCGACTCCGACGACGCCGCCAAACCCGAACGCTTCGCCCGGCAGCTGGAATACCTGGAAGCCCACCCGGACGTCGGGGCGTTGGGCACCGCCGTCGAAGAGTTCGCCCGCGAACCGGGCGATACCGGCAACGTGCGCGCCCTGCCGGAAAACCCCCACACTTACGCGAAGATGAACTCGCCGGTGAACAACCCGTCGGTGATGCTGCGCACCCGCGCGGTCAAGGAGGTCGGCGGGTACCACGACGTGCACTTCATGGAGGACTACGACCTCTACGCGCGACTGATCGCCGGCGGCTGGCAAGTGCGCAACCTACAAGAGGCACTGACGGACTTCCAGGTCACCGACGCGCAGTTTTCCCGCCGCACCGGCCGCGACATGTTCGCCGCGGAAGCGCAGATGCAGCGCAACCTAGTCGCCTACGGGCTGATCGGCCGCCCACGCGCGGTGTTCAACCTGGCGGCGCGCTCGGCGTACCGCGCGCTACCCACAGGTCTTCTTCGGCGCGTGTATGCCGCGTTGTTCCACCGCGGGGAGTAA
- the rfbA gene encoding glucose-1-phosphate thymidylyltransferase RfbA, translating into MKGIILAGGSGTRLYPITQGISKQLMPIYDKPMIYYPLSTLISAGIREILIITTPEDRPNFERLLGDGSRLGIMLHYAEQPKPEGLAQAFLIGEEFIGDDSVALVLGDNIFDGGGIAQALGQIHDIEGGAIFAYEVSDPQRYGVVEFDADGTALSIEEKPAQPKSNFAVVGLYFYDNDVIEIAKSITPSARGELEITSVNEAYLDRGDLKVHRLHRGDVWLDTGTIDSMSEASAYVEVLQKRTGTVIGSPEVAAYREGFISAAQLQALGEQVLKSGYGRYLIDAARD; encoded by the coding sequence ATGAAGGGCATCATCCTCGCCGGCGGGTCGGGCACGCGCCTGTACCCGATCACCCAGGGCATTTCGAAGCAGCTCATGCCCATCTACGACAAGCCGATGATCTACTACCCGCTGTCCACGCTGATCAGCGCGGGCATCCGGGAGATTTTGATCATCACTACCCCGGAGGACCGGCCCAACTTCGAGCGTTTGCTTGGCGACGGTTCACGCCTCGGCATCATGCTCCACTACGCCGAGCAGCCGAAACCGGAGGGGCTGGCGCAGGCGTTTTTGATCGGCGAGGAGTTCATCGGCGACGACTCGGTGGCCTTAGTCCTCGGCGACAACATCTTCGACGGCGGCGGCATCGCCCAAGCGCTCGGGCAGATCCACGACATCGAAGGCGGCGCGATCTTCGCCTACGAGGTCTCCGACCCGCAGCGCTACGGCGTGGTCGAGTTCGACGCGGACGGCACCGCGCTGTCCATCGAGGAAAAACCCGCGCAGCCGAAATCCAACTTCGCCGTGGTGGGGCTGTACTTCTACGACAACGACGTCATCGAGATAGCCAAATCGATCACGCCGTCCGCCCGCGGCGAGCTGGAGATCACCTCGGTCAACGAGGCCTACCTCGACCGCGGCGACCTCAAAGTCCACCGCCTGCACCGCGGGGACGTGTGGTTAGACACCGGCACCATCGACTCCATGAGCGAGGCCAGCGCCTACGTGGAGGTGCTGCAAAAACGCACCGGCACCGTCATCGGCTCGCCGGAGGTGGCGGCCTACCGCGAAGGCTTCATCAGCGCCGCCCAGCTTCAGGCGCTCGGCGAGCAGGTGCTCAAATCCGGCTACGGCCGCTACCTCATCGACGCAGCAAGGGATTAA
- a CDS encoding sugar nucleotide-binding protein — METTIDGLEVHTLTVHEDNRGWFKENWSGQHLLPKQHNVSFNARRGATRGMHAEPWDKWVSVATGRVFGAWVDMREGSATFGAKYTCEIGPDTAVYVPRGVANGFQALEDDTTYIYLVNQRYRPGGAFCSYREIDWPLEPTELSAKDLAHPMLADASPLPPRRILVTGANGQLGRALRQLWSDAQAHFVGHDEFDICRAADAADSAGIDWSDYWAIVNCAAYNDVNGAEDDRAGAWAVNAAAPAKLAQISNAHDLTLVHVSSDYIFDGGTEVHDETELPSPLSAYGASKAAGDTAAQVARKHYVVRTSWVFGDGRNFMSVMADLAARGVSPKVVCDQRGRPTWAEDLAKGIAHLLDTGADYGVYNISSDGDVATRDEIAMAVFVAVGGDPADVHPVTTEQYGAEFGVEAPRPKESTLSLDKIKATGFAPTNWRAALALYAALR; from the coding sequence ATGGAAACCACCATCGACGGCCTCGAGGTCCACACACTGACCGTCCACGAGGACAACCGCGGCTGGTTCAAGGAGAACTGGTCCGGGCAGCACCTTCTCCCGAAGCAGCACAACGTCAGCTTCAACGCCCGGCGCGGCGCCACCCGCGGCATGCACGCCGAGCCGTGGGACAAGTGGGTCTCCGTAGCCACCGGCCGGGTCTTCGGCGCCTGGGTGGACATGCGCGAAGGCTCCGCCACCTTTGGGGCGAAGTACACCTGCGAGATCGGCCCGGACACCGCCGTGTACGTCCCCCGCGGCGTGGCCAACGGCTTCCAGGCGCTCGAGGACGACACCACCTACATCTACCTGGTCAACCAGCGCTACCGCCCCGGTGGGGCGTTCTGCTCCTACCGTGAGATCGACTGGCCTCTCGAGCCCACCGAGCTCTCCGCGAAAGACCTCGCGCACCCCATGCTCGCGGACGCCTCCCCGCTTCCCCCGCGCCGCATCCTGGTCACCGGCGCGAACGGCCAGCTGGGCCGGGCGCTGCGCCAGCTCTGGTCGGATGCGCAGGCTCATTTTGTGGGCCACGACGAATTCGACATCTGCCGCGCCGCTGACGCGGCGGACAGCGCGGGGATCGACTGGTCGGACTACTGGGCGATCGTGAACTGCGCCGCTTACAACGACGTCAACGGCGCGGAGGACGACCGGGCCGGGGCATGGGCGGTGAATGCGGCGGCGCCGGCGAAGCTCGCGCAGATCAGCAACGCGCACGACCTGACACTCGTGCACGTCTCATCCGACTACATCTTCGACGGCGGCACCGAGGTCCACGACGAAACCGAGCTGCCCTCGCCGCTGAGCGCCTACGGCGCGTCCAAGGCTGCCGGCGACACGGCGGCGCAGGTGGCGCGCAAGCACTACGTGGTGCGCACGAGCTGGGTGTTCGGCGACGGGCGCAACTTCATGTCCGTGATGGCAGACCTGGCCGCGCGCGGCGTGTCACCCAAAGTGGTCTGCGACCAGCGCGGGCGCCCCACCTGGGCCGAAGACCTGGCAAAAGGGATCGCGCACCTGTTGGACACGGGCGCGGACTACGGCGTGTACAACATCTCCTCCGACGGGGACGTGGCCACGCGCGATGAGATCGCCATGGCGGTGTTCGTCGCCGTCGGCGGCGACCCGGCGGACGTGCACCCCGTGACCACCGAGCAGTACGGCGCCGAATTCGGCGTGGAGGCGCCGCGCCCGAAAGAATCCACGTTGTCGCTGGACAAGATCAAGGCCACCGGCTTCGCGCCCACGAACTGGCGCGCGGCGCTGGCGCTGTACGCGGCGCTGCGGTAG
- the rfbB gene encoding dTDP-glucose 4,6-dehydratase, which yields MKRLLVTGGAGFIGANFVRQASQSYRITVVDKLTYAGNRDSLPEGIEFVRGDICEQTLIDELVSAADAVVHFAAESHNDNSLRAPEAFVHSNIMGTFTLLEAVRKHNTRLHHISTDEVFGDLELGGTDAFTETTAYNPSSPYSATKAGSDHLVRAWVRSFGVRATISNCSNNYGPYQHVEKFIPRQVTNILCGAPAKLYGSGAQVRDWIHVDDHNAAVLAILERGRIGETYNIGASLPGQAHVTNKEVIEAICELMGGTYEHVADRPGHDQRYTMDATKIRRELGWKPRYTDLRAGLEQTIEWYRENRWWWEADKAGIEQRYAERGQ from the coding sequence ATGAAACGTTTGCTGGTCACCGGGGGCGCGGGCTTTATTGGGGCGAATTTTGTCCGTCAGGCGTCGCAAAGCTACCGCATCACTGTCGTGGACAAGCTCACCTACGCCGGCAACCGCGACAGCCTGCCGGAAGGCATCGAGTTCGTGCGCGGCGACATCTGCGAGCAGACGCTTATCGACGAGCTCGTCTCCGCCGCCGACGCCGTCGTCCACTTCGCCGCCGAATCCCACAACGACAACTCGCTTCGCGCCCCCGAGGCGTTCGTACACAGCAACATCATGGGCACGTTCACGCTGCTCGAGGCGGTGCGCAAACACAACACGCGGCTGCACCACATCTCCACCGACGAAGTGTTCGGCGACCTCGAGCTCGGTGGCACCGACGCGTTCACAGAAACCACGGCGTACAACCCGTCGTCGCCGTACTCGGCCACCAAGGCTGGCTCGGACCACCTCGTGCGCGCCTGGGTGCGCTCCTTCGGCGTGCGCGCGACGATTTCGAACTGCTCCAACAACTACGGCCCCTACCAGCACGTGGAAAAGTTCATCCCCCGCCAAGTCACCAACATCCTGTGCGGCGCACCCGCCAAGCTCTACGGCAGCGGCGCGCAGGTGCGCGACTGGATCCACGTCGACGACCACAACGCCGCCGTGCTGGCCATCCTCGAGCGCGGGCGCATCGGCGAAACCTACAACATCGGCGCGAGCCTGCCCGGGCAGGCGCACGTGACCAACAAAGAGGTCATCGAAGCCATCTGCGAGCTGATGGGCGGCACCTACGAGCACGTCGCGGACCGGCCGGGCCACGACCAGCGCTACACCATGGACGCCACCAAGATCCGCCGCGAGCTGGGCTGGAAGCCGCGCTACACCGACCTGCGCGCAGGCCTGGAGCAGACCATCGAGTGGTACCGCGAGAACCGCTGGTGGTGGGAAGCTGACAAGGCGGGCATTGAGCAGCGTTACGCGGAAAGGGGACAGTGA
- a CDS encoding M1 family metallopeptidase codes for MKNLRLRSTPIPGTRDRYTGVEFNLGFHVTHYDLNFDYKVAPNRLDAVATLTLTTWRELNHLTLDLTSGLSVRRIEATNGFGIKRYRQSGGKLRITFDQFIPVDTELQLTIRYAGTPRPRRTAWGMLGWEELENGALTANQPNGAPSWFPCDDTPDEKATYSFNVRADRGYVAVTNTTARPMATYLATVQVGQFHRVALGRNTVAWLPPNTLVGDLDKQQAMLDCFETVFGPYPFEDYQVVVHEDELEIPLEAQGLSIFGVNHLRGNERLIAHELAHQWFGNSLGIAQWEDIWLNEGFACYAEWLWADYSGQMPLDASVRAHYNKITPMHFTLQDPGARDMFDDRVYKRGAIALHAFRRAAGDPAFFAAVRDYVSRGAHGVVETFDLVNAFARQGVEISDLLDQWINHPELPECP; via the coding sequence ATGAAAAACCTCAGGCTGCGCTCCACACCTATCCCCGGCACTCGCGATCGTTACACGGGGGTTGAGTTCAACCTCGGCTTCCACGTCACGCACTACGACCTCAACTTCGACTACAAGGTCGCGCCGAACCGCCTCGACGCGGTGGCCACCCTGACGCTGACCACCTGGCGCGAGCTCAACCACCTCACGCTGGATCTGACCTCGGGGCTGTCGGTGCGCCGCATCGAGGCCACCAACGGCTTCGGCATCAAGCGCTACCGCCAGTCCGGCGGCAAGCTGCGCATCACCTTCGACCAGTTCATCCCGGTGGACACGGAGCTGCAGCTGACCATCCGCTACGCCGGCACCCCGCGCCCGCGCCGCACCGCCTGGGGGATGCTGGGCTGGGAGGAGCTGGAAAACGGCGCGTTGACGGCGAACCAGCCCAACGGCGCGCCCTCTTGGTTCCCCTGCGACGACACGCCGGACGAGAAGGCCACCTACTCCTTCAACGTGCGCGCGGACCGCGGCTACGTGGCGGTGACGAACACGACTGCGCGCCCCATGGCCACCTACCTGGCCACAGTCCAGGTGGGCCAGTTCCACCGCGTGGCGCTGGGCCGCAACACCGTCGCCTGGCTGCCGCCGAACACCTTGGTGGGCGACCTGGATAAGCAGCAGGCAATGCTGGACTGCTTCGAAACCGTCTTCGGCCCCTACCCCTTCGAGGACTACCAGGTGGTCGTGCACGAGGACGAGCTGGAAATTCCGCTGGAGGCGCAGGGGCTTTCCATCTTCGGCGTCAACCACCTGCGGGGCAACGAGCGCCTGATCGCCCACGAGCTGGCGCACCAGTGGTTCGGCAACTCGCTCGGCATCGCGCAGTGGGAGGACATCTGGCTCAACGAGGGCTTCGCCTGCTACGCGGAGTGGCTGTGGGCCGACTATTCGGGGCAGATGCCTCTCGACGCCTCCGTGCGCGCCCACTACAACAAGATCACCCCGATGCATTTCACGCTGCAGGACCCGGGGGCGCGCGACATGTTCGACGACCGCGTGTACAAGCGCGGCGCGATCGCGCTGCACGCTTTCCGACGCGCCGCAGGTGACCCCGCCTTCTTCGCCGCGGTGCGCGACTACGTCTCCCGCGGCGCCCACGGCGTGGTGGAGACCTTCGACCTGGTCAACGCCTTCGCGCGCCAGGGCGTGGAAATCAGCGACCTGCTGGACCAGTGGATCAACCACCCTGAACTTCCGGAGTGCCCGTGA